Proteins encoded in a region of the Streptomyces sp. PCS3-D2 genome:
- a CDS encoding thioredoxin domain-containing protein: protein MQVRTRRGFLGASAAIAVASSVGACGARRGGAPQATDPLDVSATANLPAARESLAADGTTIVIGNPSAPLSVRVYEDLSCPACADFELAGNGPYLKQAARNDALQLQFTLGSFLGPGSKFAANALRAAVDHNRFAKYHEVLYRHQAKVRKAGGFTRDRLLTLAVKVPGLRGPEFDAAVLETKHRDFVEAADEAMAASPAEGTPTMAVNGVPVPTDSRGLYDDRDRLYRHLRKAAARS, encoded by the coding sequence ATGCAGGTCAGAACCAGACGTGGATTCCTCGGCGCGTCCGCGGCGATCGCCGTGGCGTCGTCCGTCGGCGCTTGCGGAGCACGGCGGGGCGGCGCGCCGCAGGCCACGGACCCGCTCGACGTGTCGGCGACGGCCAACCTGCCCGCGGCACGGGAGTCGCTGGCCGCGGACGGCACCACCATCGTGATCGGCAACCCGTCCGCTCCCCTGTCGGTACGGGTCTACGAGGACCTGAGCTGTCCGGCCTGCGCCGATTTCGAGTTGGCCGGGAACGGCCCCTACCTGAAGCAGGCCGCCCGCAACGACGCACTGCAACTGCAGTTCACCCTGGGGTCCTTCCTCGGACCGGGGTCGAAGTTCGCCGCGAACGCACTGCGCGCCGCCGTGGACCACAACAGGTTCGCCAAGTACCACGAGGTGCTGTACCGCCACCAGGCGAAGGTGCGCAAGGCCGGCGGTTTCACCAGGGACCGGCTGCTGACCCTGGCCGTCAAGGTGCCGGGCCTGCGCGGCCCGGAGTTCGACGCGGCCGTGCTGGAGACCAAGCACCGGGACTTCGTGGAGGCCGCGGACGAGGCGATGGCCGCGTCGCCTGCCGAGGGGACCCCCACCATGGCGGTCAACGGCGTCCCGGTGCCGACGGACAGCCGCGGGCTCTACGACGACCGCGACCGCCTCTACCGCCACCTGCGCAAGGCGGCGGCCCGGTCCTAG
- a CDS encoding ThiF family adenylyltransferase, whose protein sequence is MTHTIESGAAPDRFALPSAREASESFRPVVLDPARPDDAAALTALRGSARLREVHDRIEEQVDELLRCRDPRDPFGGRSPADAVADVLGERPAAYGRWIWYPWSGRLVHLLPEAEFRLVRTDRNRDKITRDQQQDLLRRRVGVIGLSVGSSAAVTCAMEGVGGAFRLADFDRVGLSNLNRLQVGVHELGLEKSVLCARRMYELDPYLDIEVHRGGITEETVEDFVGDGDRALDLLVEECDTPWVKVAAREHARLRRIPVLMDTNDRGLLDVERFDLEGDRPLFHGRIGATTAADVRDLDREAAIGFLRTVVDEQRLSPAMTDALTRVGRTLSSWPQLASGVMLGAALVTDTARRILLGEPLPSGRHCIDLDVLVPAAHPLPAPHGATR, encoded by the coding sequence ATGACTCACACCATCGAGTCCGGCGCCGCGCCGGACCGCTTCGCGCTGCCTTCCGCCCGCGAAGCGAGCGAATCGTTTCGTCCGGTCGTGCTGGACCCCGCACGCCCCGACGACGCCGCAGCCCTCACCGCGCTGCGCGGGTCCGCCCGCCTGCGCGAGGTCCACGACCGGATCGAGGAGCAGGTTGACGAACTCCTGCGCTGCCGGGACCCCCGGGATCCCTTCGGCGGCCGGTCACCGGCCGACGCGGTGGCCGACGTCCTGGGCGAGCGGCCCGCCGCGTACGGCCGCTGGATCTGGTACCCGTGGTCCGGACGCCTGGTGCACCTGCTGCCCGAGGCCGAGTTCCGCCTGGTCCGCACCGACCGCAACCGCGACAAGATCACCCGTGACCAGCAGCAGGACCTGCTCCGCCGCCGCGTGGGCGTCATCGGTCTGTCGGTGGGCAGCAGCGCCGCGGTGACCTGTGCGATGGAGGGCGTCGGCGGCGCCTTCAGGCTCGCCGACTTCGACCGCGTCGGCCTGTCCAACCTCAACCGACTCCAGGTCGGAGTGCACGAACTCGGCCTGGAGAAGAGCGTGCTGTGCGCCCGGCGCATGTACGAACTCGATCCCTACCTGGACATCGAGGTCCACCGCGGGGGCATCACCGAAGAGACCGTCGAGGACTTCGTCGGCGACGGTGACCGCGCCCTGGACCTGCTGGTCGAGGAGTGCGACACCCCCTGGGTCAAGGTCGCCGCCCGCGAACACGCCCGCCTGCGAAGGATTCCGGTCCTCATGGACACGAACGACCGGGGACTCCTCGACGTCGAGCGCTTCGACCTCGAAGGGGACCGCCCGCTCTTCCACGGCCGCATCGGTGCCACGACCGCCGCCGACGTACGCGACCTCGACCGGGAGGCGGCCATCGGCTTCCTCCGCACCGTCGTCGACGAGCAGCGCCTGAGCCCCGCCATGACCGACGCGCTCACCCGCGTCGGCCGTACCCTCTCCAGCTGGCCGCAGCTCGCCAGCGGCGTCATGCTCGGCGCGGCCCTGGTCACGGACACGGCCCGCCGCATCCTGCTCGGCGAGCCGCTGCCGTCCGGCCGCCACTGCATCGACCTCGACGTCCTCGTCCCCGCCGCGCACCCGCTGCCCGCACCGCACGGAGCCACCCGGTGA
- a CDS encoding GNAT family N-acetyltransferase, with protein MNRVPELRGDHLRLRELHAGDHEAFARILTHRVLTRYLGIDRMDPGQAHDAFAQSLAQPHTHPRRKYTLAVCAPDDDVLVGTMGLLVEDYGSNAMLTSLVLLPGASVRGHGHEAGRLLMAYGFGHLRLHRIWAGHRSDHHFMPQVMRAAGLQPEATLRQLFRTQGCWHDVTTYATVAPEWKSQATPGELAILDGADRLDRV; from the coding sequence GTGAACAGAGTCCCCGAACTCCGCGGTGACCACCTCCGGCTGCGCGAACTGCACGCCGGCGACCACGAGGCATTCGCCCGGATCCTCACCCACCGCGTGCTCACCCGATATCTCGGCATCGACCGCATGGACCCGGGCCAGGCCCACGACGCCTTCGCCCAGAGCCTCGCCCAGCCGCACACCCATCCGCGCCGCAAGTACACCCTCGCCGTCTGCGCCCCGGACGACGACGTCCTCGTCGGCACCATGGGACTGCTCGTCGAGGACTACGGCAGCAACGCGATGCTCACCAGCCTGGTCCTGCTTCCCGGCGCTTCCGTCCGCGGGCACGGCCACGAGGCGGGCCGCCTGCTGATGGCCTACGGCTTCGGGCATCTGCGTCTGCACCGCATCTGGGCCGGCCACCGCAGCGACCACCACTTCATGCCGCAGGTGATGCGCGCCGCAGGCCTGCAGCCCGAGGCCACCCTGCGCCAGCTCTTCCGCACCCAGGGCTGCTGGCACGACGTCACCACGTACGCCACGGTCGCCCCCGAGTGGAAGTCCCAGGCCACCCCCGGAGAACTGGCCATCCTCGACGGCGCGGACCGGCTCGACCGCGTCTGA
- a CDS encoding NAD(P)-dependent alcohol dehydrogenase, whose amino-acid sequence MKAMVQDVYGPPEVLRIEETERPVPGRGRVLVRVHAAAVDQGVWHLMAGMPYAVRAATGLRAPRSRVRGMDLSGRVEAVGPGVTRFRPGDEVYGSGEGSFAEYACAKEGALAPKPRNLGFEEAAAVPVSGCSALQALRRTGRVEPGQSVLILGASGGVGSFAVQLAKAFGARVTGVCSAAKADFVRSLGADEVIDYAVADPTDGSRRYDLVLDIAGNRPIGRLRGALTPRGTLVIVGGEGGGRWLGGNERSLGALLLSPFVSHRLRPLTSLVRAGDLEALTEFLEAGSVSPAVHRGYPLAGVPDAIRDLREGRVRGKAVIRL is encoded by the coding sequence GTGAAGGCCATGGTGCAGGACGTGTACGGACCGCCCGAGGTCCTGCGCATCGAGGAGACCGAGCGGCCCGTACCGGGCCGCGGCCGGGTACTCGTACGGGTTCACGCGGCCGCCGTGGACCAGGGCGTCTGGCACCTGATGGCGGGCATGCCGTACGCGGTGCGTGCCGCCACGGGCCTGCGGGCGCCCCGGAGCCGCGTGCGGGGCATGGACCTGTCGGGCCGGGTGGAGGCCGTCGGCCCGGGCGTCACGCGGTTCCGGCCCGGCGACGAGGTGTACGGGAGCGGCGAGGGGTCGTTCGCCGAGTACGCGTGCGCCAAGGAGGGAGCCCTGGCGCCGAAGCCGCGGAACCTCGGCTTCGAGGAGGCCGCCGCCGTGCCCGTGTCCGGGTGCAGCGCCCTGCAGGCCCTGCGGAGGACCGGCCGGGTCGAGCCCGGACAGTCGGTGCTGATCCTCGGGGCCTCGGGAGGCGTCGGCTCCTTCGCCGTGCAACTGGCCAAGGCCTTCGGCGCACGCGTCACCGGAGTGTGCAGCGCCGCCAAGGCCGACTTCGTCCGATCCCTGGGCGCGGACGAGGTCATCGACTACGCCGTCGCGGATCCCACCGACGGCAGCCGCCGCTACGACCTCGTCCTCGACATCGCGGGCAACCGCCCCATCGGCCGCCTGCGCGGCGCCCTCACCCCGCGCGGAACCCTCGTCATCGTCGGCGGGGAGGGCGGCGGGCGCTGGCTCGGCGGGAACGAACGGTCCCTCGGGGCCCTGCTGCTGTCTCCCTTCGTCTCCCACCGCCTCCGCCCGCTCACCTCCCTGGTGCGCGCCGGCGATCTGGAGGCCCTCACGGAATTCCTGGAGGCGGGCTCGGTCTCGCCCGCCGTGCACCGCGGTTACCCACTGGCCGGTGTTCCGGACGCCATCCGCGACCTGCGGGAGGGCCGGGTACGCGGGAAGGCCGTGATCCGCCTGTAG
- a CDS encoding helix-turn-helix transcriptional regulator, which yields MTNRIRALRFAHGEMTQAELARRIGVTRQTVIAIEQGRYSPSLEKAFQIARVFAVPLDAVFQYSETEGDPS from the coding sequence GTGACCAACAGGATCCGGGCCCTGCGCTTCGCCCACGGCGAGATGACCCAGGCCGAGCTGGCCCGCCGGATCGGCGTGACCCGGCAGACCGTCATCGCCATCGAACAGGGCCGGTACTCGCCCTCCCTGGAGAAGGCGTTCCAGATCGCCCGTGTGTTCGCGGTACCGCTCGACGCGGTGTTCCAGTATTCGGAGACAGAGGGAGACCCGTCGTGA
- a CDS encoding NADH:flavin oxidoreductase — MTVTTSTASRAAEILSRPVTLNGLTVRNRIAMAPMTRMFSPGGVPGEDVRAYYAGRAAAGVGLIVTEGTYVGHESAGQSDRVPRFHGEDQLAGWAEVAAAVHEAGGAIVPQLWHIGMVRKQGEAPYPDAPAVGPSGIRVDGTEGTGRAMTPADLDDVIGAFADAAADAARIGFDGVELHGAHGYLLDQFLWERTNRRTDAYGGDAVARTKFAAEIVAAVRQRVPADFPVIFRYSQWKQDAYDARLAQTPQELEAILAPLAAAGVDAFHASTRRYWIPEFEGSDLNLAGWTKKLTGRPAITVGSVGLDGDFLRSFAGEGAALGDLDNLLDRMERDEFDLVAVGRALLQDPHWAAKVLGNRFEELRPYDAAALRSLSH, encoded by the coding sequence ATGACCGTCACCACGTCCACCGCCTCCCGCGCGGCCGAGATCCTCTCCCGCCCCGTCACGCTGAACGGCCTGACCGTGCGCAACCGCATCGCCATGGCGCCGATGACGCGCATGTTCTCCCCCGGCGGCGTGCCCGGTGAGGACGTACGGGCGTACTACGCCGGCCGGGCCGCCGCCGGCGTGGGCCTGATCGTCACCGAGGGGACCTACGTCGGCCACGAGTCCGCCGGGCAGAGCGACCGGGTTCCGAGGTTCCACGGCGAGGACCAGCTGGCGGGATGGGCGGAGGTCGCCGCGGCCGTGCACGAGGCCGGCGGCGCGATCGTGCCCCAGCTGTGGCACATAGGCATGGTGCGCAAGCAGGGCGAGGCCCCGTACCCCGACGCGCCCGCCGTCGGCCCCTCCGGTATCCGCGTCGACGGCACCGAGGGAACCGGCAGGGCCATGACCCCCGCCGACCTCGACGACGTCATCGGCGCGTTCGCCGACGCCGCCGCGGACGCCGCGCGGATCGGCTTCGACGGCGTCGAACTGCACGGCGCACACGGCTATCTGCTCGACCAGTTCCTGTGGGAGCGCACCAACCGCCGCACCGACGCCTACGGCGGCGACGCGGTGGCCCGCACGAAGTTCGCCGCGGAGATCGTGGCCGCGGTGCGCCAGCGCGTCCCGGCCGACTTCCCGGTGATCTTCCGCTACTCGCAGTGGAAGCAGGACGCCTACGACGCCCGGCTCGCGCAGACCCCGCAGGAGCTGGAGGCGATCCTGGCCCCGCTGGCGGCCGCCGGCGTCGACGCGTTCCATGCCTCCACCCGGCGCTACTGGATCCCGGAGTTCGAGGGGTCGGACCTCAACCTCGCGGGCTGGACCAAGAAGCTCACCGGCCGACCGGCCATCACCGTCGGATCGGTCGGTCTCGACGGCGACTTCCTGCGCTCCTTCGCCGGGGAGGGAGCCGCGCTCGGCGACCTCGACAACCTCCTGGACCGCATGGAACGCGACGAATTCGACCTGGTCGCCGTCGGCCGCGCCCTGCTCCAGGACCCGCACTGGGCGGCGAAGGTCCTCGGCAACCGCTTCGAGGAACTGAGGCCGTACGACGCGGCGGCACTCAGGTCGCTCAGCCACTGA
- a CDS encoding MarR family winged helix-turn-helix transcriptional regulator translates to MLLSRHQVLGRRDRDPERLERSAYLLLSRIDTQGPMSIGQLAEAFGLDTSTVNRQTAALLRCGLAERVADPDGGMARKLRITDEGGRRLAGDREVNRSCLARVVADWSPEDVRRLADVLVRLNRSAEALEGRYWPRTEGEAARAGCRPPAAPSDD, encoded by the coding sequence ATGCTGCTCTCGCGCCACCAGGTGCTCGGCCGGCGTGACCGTGACCCCGAACGCCTGGAGCGCTCGGCCTACCTGCTGCTCAGCCGGATCGACACGCAAGGGCCCATGTCCATCGGACAGTTGGCGGAGGCCTTCGGGCTCGACACCTCCACCGTGAACCGCCAGACGGCCGCGCTCCTGCGCTGCGGACTGGCCGAGCGCGTCGCGGACCCGGACGGCGGCATGGCGCGCAAGCTGCGGATCACCGACGAAGGCGGGCGCCGGCTGGCGGGTGACCGTGAGGTCAACCGCTCCTGCCTGGCCCGCGTGGTCGCCGACTGGTCCCCCGAGGACGTGCGACGGCTCGCGGACGTCCTGGTCCGGCTCAATCGCAGCGCGGAGGCCCTCGAAGGACGGTACTGGCCGCGCACGGAGGGCGAAGCCGCCCGCGCCGGATGCCGCCCACCCGCCGCACCGTCCGACGACTGA
- a CDS encoding DUF6069 family protein, producing MSRAAVQNPVRRSGFGWWKTLAGGALGAAAVNLAVLAVAELAGASLIVVDGGEEHPITVGGVIGSSVVPLVVGVGVALLLALWKPVFLRIAQYAGSGLALLSVAGPLSSDADGGTVAALSLMHITLGVAVFTTLRFHRRHG from the coding sequence ATGTCACGCGCCGCAGTACAGAACCCGGTCCGCCGTTCCGGCTTCGGCTGGTGGAAGACGCTGGCCGGCGGCGCGCTCGGGGCTGCCGCGGTCAATCTGGCCGTCCTCGCCGTCGCAGAGCTGGCCGGTGCCTCGCTCATCGTCGTCGACGGCGGCGAAGAACACCCGATCACGGTCGGCGGCGTCATCGGATCGTCCGTTGTGCCGCTGGTCGTCGGGGTGGGTGTCGCGCTCCTGCTGGCCCTGTGGAAGCCGGTCTTCCTGCGGATCGCGCAGTACGCGGGCAGTGGGCTGGCACTGCTGTCGGTCGCCGGCCCGCTGTCGTCCGACGCGGACGGCGGCACCGTCGCGGCCCTGTCCCTCATGCACATCACGCTCGGCGTGGCGGTCTTCACCACCCTGCGGTTCCACCGCCGCCATGGCTGA
- the ligA gene encoding NAD-dependent DNA ligase LigA: protein MTENSALLSPGAYAEAVTTAVAASAAYYGDGTTPLGDDEYDLLLRAIAAYEQAHPDAVLAESPTGKVAGGAVQGDVPHSVPMLSLDNVFDAEEFAEWAAGLERRLGHPVAGWCVEPKLDGLAVAARYRGGRLVQLLTRGDGLAGEDITHAAEAVLGLPPRLTEPIDVELRGEVLLTTAQFEEANRIRLAHAATPFAHPRSGAAGTLRAKDRPYRIELTFFGYGAVGLDGLDGLGHVALLERLALLGANTAAGTVTAPVRCETVEQVQDRIDVIAGLRTELPFGIDGVVVKADSAEDQRRAGNGSRAPRWAVARKLAAEHKVTRLLSVEWNVGRTGIIAPRAVLEPVVIDGVTVTYATLHNPADITRRGLMIGDQVYVYRAGDVIPRVEAPLADRRTGGESPIVFPGVCPRCGDAIDASEQRWRCVRGRSCQAVASVIYAAGRDQLDIEGLGGIRAIQLVEAGLVTDIADLFTLTREQLLGLERMGETSAANLLAAIETARGAALNRVFCALGVRGTGRTMSRRIAAHFGSMAAIRAAGAETLALVDGIGTEKARVIAAELASLAPLLDKLQAQQVGVQAAEPQEPAADEGGSEDPAAGGPLAGQAVVVTGSMAGPLAALSRNEMNELIERAGGKASSSVSKRTTLLVAGEKAGSKRAKAEDLGIRILAPEEFAVLVADLLPTA, encoded by the coding sequence ATGACCGAAAACAGTGCCCTGCTCTCGCCCGGCGCCTACGCCGAGGCCGTGACCACCGCCGTGGCGGCGTCGGCCGCCTACTACGGCGACGGAACCACCCCGCTCGGCGATGACGAGTACGACCTGCTGCTGCGTGCCATCGCCGCGTACGAGCAGGCACACCCGGACGCGGTGCTCGCCGAGTCGCCGACCGGGAAGGTGGCGGGCGGGGCCGTCCAAGGGGACGTGCCCCATTCCGTGCCGATGCTCTCCCTCGACAACGTCTTCGACGCCGAGGAGTTCGCCGAATGGGCCGCGGGGCTGGAACGGCGTCTGGGACACCCCGTGGCCGGGTGGTGCGTGGAACCGAAGCTCGACGGCCTCGCGGTGGCCGCCCGCTACCGGGGCGGCCGGCTCGTGCAGCTCCTCACCCGCGGCGACGGCTTGGCGGGCGAGGACATCACCCACGCCGCCGAGGCCGTCCTCGGTCTACCCCCGCGCCTCACCGAACCGATCGACGTCGAGTTGCGCGGCGAGGTGCTGCTGACGACCGCGCAGTTCGAGGAGGCCAACCGGATCCGGCTCGCCCACGCCGCCACGCCCTTCGCACACCCGCGCAGCGGGGCGGCCGGCACCCTGCGGGCCAAGGACCGCCCCTACCGGATCGAGCTGACGTTCTTCGGCTACGGCGCGGTCGGCCTGGACGGCCTGGACGGCCTCGGTCACGTCGCCCTGCTGGAGCGGCTGGCCCTGCTCGGTGCGAACACGGCCGCCGGCACGGTCACGGCGCCGGTGCGGTGCGAGACCGTGGAGCAGGTGCAGGACCGTATCGACGTGATCGCCGGGCTGCGCACAGAACTGCCCTTCGGAATCGACGGTGTCGTCGTCAAGGCCGACTCGGCCGAGGACCAGCGCCGGGCCGGCAACGGTTCACGTGCCCCGAGGTGGGCGGTGGCCCGGAAGCTGGCAGCCGAGCACAAGGTGACGCGCCTGCTGTCGGTGGAGTGGAACGTCGGCCGTACCGGGATCATCGCCCCACGCGCCGTCCTGGAGCCCGTGGTCATCGACGGGGTGACGGTCACCTACGCCACGCTCCACAATCCGGCCGACATCACCCGTCGCGGGCTCATGATCGGCGACCAGGTGTACGTGTACCGGGCGGGCGATGTGATCCCCCGGGTCGAGGCGCCACTGGCCGACCGGCGCACCGGCGGCGAGAGCCCGATCGTCTTCCCCGGGGTGTGCCCCCGCTGCGGCGACGCGATCGACGCCTCCGAGCAGCGGTGGCGGTGCGTGCGCGGCCGGAGCTGTCAGGCCGTGGCCTCGGTGATCTACGCAGCCGGCCGTGACCAGCTCGACATCGAGGGTCTCGGCGGCATTCGCGCGATCCAGCTGGTGGAGGCCGGTCTGGTCACGGACATCGCCGATCTCTTCACGCTGACCCGCGAGCAGCTCCTCGGTTTGGAGCGGATGGGAGAGACCAGCGCCGCCAACCTCCTGGCCGCGATCGAGACCGCCCGCGGGGCCGCACTGAACCGTGTGTTCTGCGCCCTCGGCGTCCGTGGCACCGGGCGCACCATGTCCCGCCGGATCGCGGCGCACTTCGGTTCGATGGCCGCGATCCGGGCGGCCGGCGCCGAGACGCTGGCCCTGGTCGACGGGATCGGCACCGAGAAGGCCCGTGTCATCGCGGCCGAACTCGCCTCACTCGCCCCGCTTCTCGACAAGCTCCAGGCCCAGCAGGTCGGTGTCCAGGCCGCCGAGCCGCAGGAGCCTGCCGCCGACGAAGGCGGCAGCGAGGACCCGGCGGCGGGCGGCCCGCTGGCCGGGCAGGCCGTCGTGGTCACCGGCTCCATGGCCGGCCCCCTCGCGGCGCTGTCACGGAACGAGATGAACGAGCTGATCGAACGGGCCGGCGGAAAAGCATCGTCGTCGGTGTCCAAGCGCACCACCCTTCTGGTCGCGGGCGAGAAGGCCGGCTCCAAGCGCGCCAAGGCCGAAGACCTCGGCATCCGCATCCTCGCCCCCGAGGAGTTCGCCGTCCTCGTTGCCGACCTCCTCCCCACCGCGTAG
- a CDS encoding LysR family transcriptional regulator, producing MQLDLNLLTALDALLEEGSVAGAAARLHVTPPAMSRSLGRIRKATGDQILVRTGRSMVPTTRALEMRAQVHALVQQAHQLLSAQQELDLASLERVFTVRWHDALTAACGTALITAVHRRAPGVRLRLPAEPGTDDAELRRGEVDLASSAGAPALPDIRHRLVGKDRLVIAVRPGHPLSEGPLSPERYAAAEHLTVSRRGHLRDRIDDALGARGLERRVTAAGPTAAFALQLALDTDLVTTLPDAVTRTARNRLGLVTLQPPLPLPDVPLHLLWHQRYDDDRAHAWLRETAAETVQALFAPRPPVHGA from the coding sequence ATGCAATTGGATCTGAATCTGCTCACGGCCCTGGACGCCTTGCTGGAAGAGGGCAGCGTCGCCGGGGCCGCGGCCCGCCTGCACGTCACCCCACCGGCGATGAGCCGCTCGCTGGGCCGCATCCGCAAGGCCACCGGTGACCAGATCCTGGTCCGCACCGGCCGCAGCATGGTGCCCACCACCCGGGCGCTGGAGATGCGCGCCCAGGTCCACGCCCTGGTCCAGCAGGCCCACCAGCTCCTCTCCGCGCAGCAGGAACTCGACCTGGCGTCTCTGGAGCGGGTGTTCACCGTGCGCTGGCACGACGCGCTGACCGCGGCCTGCGGCACCGCCCTGATCACCGCCGTCCACCGCCGCGCCCCCGGCGTCCGGTTGCGCCTGCCCGCCGAACCCGGGACGGACGACGCCGAGCTGCGCCGGGGCGAAGTCGACCTCGCATCAAGTGCCGGCGCCCCGGCTCTCCCCGACATCCGCCACCGGCTCGTGGGCAAGGACCGGCTCGTCATCGCCGTCCGGCCGGGCCACCCGCTCTCCGAGGGCCCGCTGAGCCCGGAACGCTACGCCGCCGCCGAGCACCTCACCGTCTCGCGGCGCGGACACCTGCGCGACCGGATCGACGACGCCCTGGGCGCACGCGGCCTCGAACGACGCGTCACCGCCGCCGGACCCACCGCCGCCTTCGCCCTGCAACTCGCCCTCGACACCGACCTGGTGACCACCCTCCCCGACGCCGTCACCCGCACCGCCCGCAACCGACTCGGCCTGGTCACACTCCAGCCGCCGCTCCCGCTGCCCGACGTCCCCCTGCACCTGCTGTGGCACCAGCGCTACGACGACGACCGCGCCCACGCCTGGCTGCGCGAAACGGCAGCCGAAACCGTGCAGGCTCTCTTCGCACCCCGGCCGCCCGTCCACGGTGCCTGA
- a CDS encoding inositol monophosphatase family protein, whose protein sequence is MSTAMPFDAGTTFLPEVTAAVRTAGAALRDRHTPHARGVSLDEVVAEIHANDDAVLEVLREPLLRARPGSQWAEDELAGGALPPGEWWVVDPAEGNINHVHGMDDWAVTATLVRDNQPVLTVVHLPLTGATYTAVAGHGAHLDHRPLKVSAKTDLGAALTGTGQARPGEDERIFRRIGDSVTAMLASGLVVRVSVPATMQLIHVAAGRTDAFWQFSDVRSGLVAGALLVSEAGGTVTDLAGAPWNTASRDFLASAPGIHAAALKTLAPIA, encoded by the coding sequence ATGAGCACAGCCATGCCCTTCGACGCCGGTACCACGTTCCTGCCGGAGGTGACGGCCGCGGTGAGGACCGCCGGCGCCGCGCTGCGCGACCGCCACACCCCGCACGCCCGGGGCGTGAGTCTGGACGAGGTCGTCGCCGAGATCCACGCCAACGACGACGCCGTACTGGAGGTACTGCGTGAACCGCTGCTGCGGGCCCGTCCGGGGTCGCAGTGGGCCGAGGACGAACTGGCCGGCGGCGCGCTCCCGCCGGGGGAGTGGTGGGTCGTCGACCCCGCCGAGGGCAACATCAACCACGTCCACGGCATGGACGACTGGGCCGTGACCGCCACCCTGGTCCGCGACAACCAGCCGGTACTCACCGTCGTCCACCTGCCGCTGACCGGTGCCACCTACACCGCGGTCGCCGGCCACGGAGCCCACCTCGACCACCGTCCTCTGAAGGTGTCCGCCAAGACCGACCTGGGCGCCGCGCTCACCGGCACCGGCCAGGCCCGGCCCGGCGAGGACGAGCGCATCTTCCGGCGGATCGGCGACTCCGTCACCGCCATGCTCGCGAGCGGCCTGGTCGTGCGCGTGTCCGTTCCCGCCACGATGCAACTCATCCACGTCGCCGCTGGACGCACGGACGCGTTCTGGCAGTTCTCCGACGTCCGCTCCGGCCTGGTCGCCGGTGCCCTGCTGGTCTCCGAGGCCGGAGGCACCGTCACCGACCTGGCGGGCGCCCCCTGGAACACCGCCAGCCGCGACTTCCTGGCCTCCGCGCCCGGCATCCACGCCGCCGCCCTCAAGACCCTCGCGCCCATCGCCTGA
- a CDS encoding NADPH-dependent F420 reductase produces MTRIGILGAGRVATNLAAGLSAAGHHITLGHRGRHDTAARTTGLAPAPRIAYADHRTTARTTDIVINATPGDSSLDRLTGLRGELTGKILIDVSNATRDAADGLPEDLCYPGSSLAEKLQAALPDTHVVKTLNTMLFTVMTTPQTLATPPTAYLSGDDDHAKKTVADLLGDLGWHPGQIEDLGGIDTARATEAMILIVPHILRRHGLKPFAVSLAR; encoded by the coding sequence ATGACCCGCATCGGCATCCTGGGCGCCGGCCGCGTTGCCACCAACCTCGCCGCCGGGCTCTCCGCCGCCGGACACCACATCACCCTCGGCCACCGCGGCCGGCACGACACCGCAGCCCGCACCACCGGGCTCGCACCGGCGCCGCGGATCGCCTACGCCGACCACCGCACCACAGCCCGCACCACCGACATCGTGATCAACGCAACCCCCGGCGACAGTTCTCTGGACCGCCTCACCGGCCTGCGGGGCGAACTCACCGGCAAGATCCTCATCGACGTCTCCAACGCCACCCGCGACGCCGCGGACGGCCTGCCCGAAGACCTGTGCTATCCGGGCAGCAGCCTCGCCGAGAAGCTCCAGGCGGCACTCCCCGACACCCACGTGGTCAAGACCCTCAACACCATGCTCTTCACGGTCATGACCACCCCTCAAACCCTCGCTACCCCGCCGACCGCCTACCTCTCGGGCGACGACGACCACGCGAAGAAGACCGTTGCCGACCTGCTCGGCGACCTCGGCTGGCACCCCGGTCAGATCGAGGACCTCGGCGGCATCGACACGGCCCGCGCCACTGAGGCCATGATCCTGATCGTGCCCCACATCCTGCGCCGGCACGGCCTCAAGCCCTTCGCCGTCTCCCTGGCCCGCTGA